The Martelella sp. AD-3 genome includes a region encoding these proteins:
- a CDS encoding glycine--tRNA ligase subunit alpha, translated as MSEIKPHMHPKRSFQGLILTLQAYWADKGCAILQPYDMEVGAGTLHPSTTLRALGPKRWNVAYVQPSRRPADGRYGENPNRLQHYYQYQVLLKPSPPDLQELYLGSLKAIGLDPLLHDIRFVEDDWENPTTGSWGLGWECWCDGMEVSQFTYFQQVCGIECAPVAGELTYGLERLAMYVQGVDNVYDLNFNGREGDEKVTYGDVFLQTEQEYSRHNFEYANTEMLHRHFLDAEAECRALLAAGAPGEAASLHKCVFPAYDQCIKASHLFNLLDARGVISVTERQSYILRVRTLAKACGEAYLLTEAGGFQPEAA; from the coding sequence ATGTCCGAAATAAAGCCGCATATGCATCCGAAGCGTTCCTTCCAGGGCCTGATCCTGACGCTGCAGGCCTATTGGGCCGACAAGGGCTGCGCCATTCTCCAGCCCTACGACATGGAAGTCGGCGCCGGCACGCTGCATCCTTCAACGACGCTGCGCGCCCTCGGTCCGAAGCGCTGGAACGTCGCCTATGTGCAGCCCTCGCGCCGGCCCGCCGACGGGCGTTACGGCGAAAACCCGAACCGGCTGCAGCATTACTACCAGTATCAGGTGCTGCTGAAGCCCTCGCCGCCGGACCTGCAGGAGCTCTATCTCGGCTCGCTGAAGGCGATCGGCCTTGATCCGCTGCTGCACGACATCCGCTTCGTCGAGGACGACTGGGAAAACCCGACGACGGGCTCCTGGGGCCTTGGCTGGGAATGCTGGTGCGACGGCATGGAGGTCTCGCAGTTCACTTACTTTCAGCAGGTCTGCGGCATCGAATGCGCGCCGGTTGCCGGCGAACTGACCTACGGGCTGGAGCGGCTGGCGATGTATGTGCAGGGCGTCGACAATGTTTACGACCTCAACTTCAACGGCCGCGAGGGCGACGAGAAGGTCACCTATGGCGATGTCTTCCTGCAGACCGAGCAGGAATATTCGCGCCACAATTTCGAATACGCCAATACCGAGATGCTGCACCGGCATTTTCTCGATGCCGAGGCCGAATGCCGGGCGCTGCTTGCCGCCGGCGCGCCGGGCGAAGCGGCAAGCCTGCACAAATGCGTCTTTCCGGCCTATGACCAGTGCATCAAGGCCTCGCATCTCTTCAATCTTCTCGATGCGCGCGGCGTGATCTCGGTCACCGAGCGCCAGAGCTATATCCTCAGGGTCCGCACACTGGCCAAAGCCTGCGGAGAAGCCTATCTTCTGACGGAAGCAGGCGGGTTCCAGCCGGAGGCGGCCTGA
- a CDS encoding ABC transporter permease codes for MVIAAFVLLWQAVVTAFELPRYILPAPSAVAARLWTGHAYLFSNALITLREIIAGFAAGAAFGASAAFLLAGFPRFGRLVWPALVVLQSFPVFVIAPMLVLWFGFGITSKVVMTMIIVFFPVASNFADGLTRTDSAVIKAAHLDGAGHWQLLVLIRLPLAMPQLFSGLRIAAPLAPLGAVVGEWVGAAGGLGFVMVQANARMQSDTVFAAMFILALEAVLFRKAVDLAAPFFTRWSPAQ; via the coding sequence ATGGTGATCGCTGCGTTCGTCCTGCTGTGGCAGGCGGTCGTCACGGCGTTTGAACTGCCGCGCTATATCCTGCCCGCGCCTTCTGCCGTCGCCGCAAGGCTGTGGACCGGCCATGCCTACCTCTTCTCGAACGCCCTCATCACGCTGCGCGAGATCATCGCCGGCTTTGCCGCCGGCGCGGCCTTCGGCGCGAGCGCCGCCTTCCTGCTCGCCGGTTTTCCGCGCTTCGGGCGTCTCGTCTGGCCAGCGCTCGTGGTGCTGCAGTCGTTCCCGGTCTTCGTCATCGCCCCCATGCTGGTGCTCTGGTTCGGCTTCGGCATCACCTCCAAGGTGGTGATGACGATGATCATCGTCTTCTTTCCCGTTGCCTCCAATTTCGCCGACGGACTTACCCGCACCGACAGCGCCGTCATCAAGGCGGCGCATCTTGACGGCGCAGGACACTGGCAGCTTCTGGTTCTCATCCGTCTGCCGCTCGCCATGCCGCAGCTGTTTTCGGGCCTGCGCATCGCCGCTCCGCTCGCCCCGCTCGGCGCCGTCGTCGGCGAGTGGGTGGGCGCTGCCGGCGGTCTCGGCTTCGTCATGGTGCAGGCCAACGCCCGCATGCAGAGCGATACGGTGTTTGCCGCCATGTTCATCCTGGCGCTGGAGGCCGTTCTGTTTCGCAAGGCGGTGGATCTCGCCGCGCCCTTTTTCACCCGCTGGTCGCCCGCCCAATGA
- the glyS gene encoding glycine--tRNA ligase subunit beta, producing the protein MPDLLLELRSEEIPARMQRQAAGELKKRVTDALVDAGLTYEGAREYFTPRRLALDIHGLTARSADVREERKGPRVGSPEKAIAGFLRGAGLDDISEAKIQSDPKKGDFYVAVIEKPGRDAEEIIRDVMPGIIRNFPWPKSMRWGAASSEPGALRWVRPLQSIVCTFGTEIEETRVIDFEIDGVVASNVTYGHRFHAPEPFEVRRFADYAAGLEKACVILDADRRKDIIRDDAANLAFANGLDVVEDEGLLDEVAGLVEYPQVLLGEFEEAFLEIPDEIIRLTIKTNQKCFVVRKHGEASLTNKFILIANIAASDGGKEIRYGNGKVVRARLSDALHFWHMDQRDLPDLATLEKSAAQFGLDLKKPLDQRMAKLDALNVTFHARLGSQGARVDRIRALAKELAPIVGADAAEVDRAVVLAKADLRTEAVGEFPELQGAMGRKYALLQGESEDVAAAIEEHYKPLGPSDVVPRGKVSLTVALADKLDTLTGFWSIDEKPTGSGDPYALRRAALGVIRIILERGVRLPLLSVFDDRDLLSFFHDRFKVYLRDMGARHDLIDAVLSADADDLEVVARRVEALTKFLDSEDGQNLLAGEKRAGQLLAAEEKKKTRIADKVVPALFETDAEKALHDAILAASKKARDASKREDYLAAMEALAALRAPVDAFFEDVLVNAEDEAVRANRLALLAMIREATGTVADFSKIAG; encoded by the coding sequence ATGCCCGACCTTTTGCTTGAACTCCGTTCCGAAGAGATTCCTGCCCGCATGCAGCGCCAGGCGGCAGGCGAACTGAAGAAGCGCGTCACCGATGCGCTGGTGGATGCGGGTCTGACCTATGAGGGCGCACGCGAATATTTCACCCCGCGCCGGCTCGCACTCGACATTCACGGGCTGACGGCGCGTTCGGCCGATGTGCGCGAGGAGCGCAAGGGCCCGCGCGTCGGTTCGCCGGAAAAGGCGATCGCGGGCTTCCTGCGCGGCGCGGGCCTTGACGATATCTCTGAGGCGAAGATCCAGTCGGACCCGAAGAAGGGCGATTTCTATGTGGCCGTCATCGAAAAGCCCGGTCGTGACGCCGAAGAGATCATCCGCGACGTGATGCCCGGCATCATCCGCAACTTCCCATGGCCAAAGTCGATGCGCTGGGGCGCTGCCTCATCGGAGCCCGGGGCGCTGCGCTGGGTTCGGCCGCTGCAGTCGATCGTCTGCACCTTCGGCACGGAAATCGAGGAAACCCGGGTCATCGATTTCGAGATCGATGGCGTTGTCGCCTCGAATGTCACCTATGGTCACCGTTTCCACGCGCCAGAACCCTTTGAGGTCAGGCGGTTCGCCGATTATGCGGCGGGCCTTGAGAAGGCCTGCGTCATTCTCGATGCCGACCGGCGCAAGGACATCATCCGCGATGACGCCGCCAATCTGGCCTTCGCCAACGGGCTCGACGTGGTCGAGGACGAGGGGCTGCTGGACGAGGTGGCCGGGCTTGTCGAATATCCGCAGGTGCTGCTCGGCGAATTCGAGGAGGCCTTCCTCGAAATTCCCGACGAGATCATCCGGCTGACGATCAAGACCAACCAGAAATGCTTCGTGGTCAGGAAGCATGGCGAGGCGAGCCTCACCAACAAATTCATCCTGATCGCCAATATCGCGGCAAGCGACGGCGGCAAGGAAATCCGATACGGCAATGGCAAGGTCGTGCGCGCGCGCCTCTCCGACGCGCTGCATTTCTGGCACATGGACCAGCGCGACCTGCCGGACCTTGCGACGCTCGAGAAATCGGCCGCGCAGTTCGGCCTCGACCTGAAAAAACCGCTCGACCAGCGCATGGCCAAGCTCGACGCGCTGAACGTCACCTTCCACGCCAGGCTCGGCAGCCAGGGCGCGCGCGTGGACCGCATCCGCGCGCTGGCGAAGGAACTGGCCCCGATCGTCGGCGCTGATGCGGCCGAGGTCGATCGTGCCGTGGTTCTGGCCAAGGCCGACCTCAGAACCGAGGCCGTCGGCGAATTCCCTGAGCTTCAGGGTGCCATGGGCCGCAAATATGCGCTTCTGCAGGGCGAGAGCGAAGATGTGGCGGCGGCGATCGAGGAGCACTACAAGCCGCTTGGCCCCTCCGACGTCGTGCCGCGGGGCAAGGTTTCGCTGACGGTGGCGCTCGCCGACAAGCTCGACACGCTGACCGGTTTCTGGTCGATCGACGAAAAGCCCACCGGTTCGGGCGACCCCTATGCGCTCCGCCGTGCGGCGCTCGGCGTCATCCGCATCATTCTGGAGCGCGGCGTGCGCCTGCCGCTGCTGTCAGTCTTCGATGACCGCGACCTGCTCTCCTTCTTCCATGACCGCTTCAAGGTCTATCTGCGCGACATGGGCGCGCGTCACGACCTGATCGACGCGGTATTGTCGGCGGATGCGGATGACCTGGAAGTCGTCGCCCGCCGGGTGGAGGCGCTGACGAAGTTCCTCGATTCCGAAGATGGCCAAAACCTGCTGGCGGGCGAAAAGCGCGCCGGACAGCTGCTGGCGGCGGAAGAGAAGAAGAAGACGCGGATTGCCGATAAGGTCGTTCCGGCGCTCTTTGAAACCGATGCCGAGAAGGCGCTCCATGATGCCATTCTCGCAGCATCGAAGAAGGCGCGGGACGCCTCGAAACGGGAAGACTACCTTGCCGCCATGGAAGCGCTCGCCGCCCTTCGCGCACCTGTTGACGCCTTCTTCGAGGATGTGCTGGTCAATGCCGAGGACGAGGCCGTGCGCGCAAACCGCCTGGCCCTTCTGGCGATGATCCGAGAAGCGACCGGGACTGTCGCCGATTTCTCGAAAATTGCGGGCTGA
- a CDS encoding LemA family protein gives MLTTLIILIVIIGAIAGFVISLYNALVRARQTAEEAWSGIDVQLKRRADLIPNLVETVKGYASHERGTLEEVVEKRNKAQSVATNDVTGRAEAEGELTQALGRLFALSEAYPDLKANQNFADLQASLEKTESEIQMARRYYNGAARELNVKVESFPSNIIAGQFGFEKRDYFEIDEPADRAVPNVSF, from the coding sequence ATGCTGACAACCCTTATCATCCTGATCGTGATCATCGGCGCGATCGCGGGCTTCGTGATTTCGCTCTACAACGCGCTGGTGCGCGCCCGCCAGACGGCCGAAGAGGCCTGGTCCGGCATCGACGTGCAGTTGAAGCGCCGCGCCGATCTCATTCCCAATCTCGTCGAGACCGTCAAGGGCTATGCGAGCCACGAGCGCGGCACGCTGGAAGAGGTCGTCGAAAAGCGCAACAAGGCGCAGTCGGTCGCCACCAATGATGTTACCGGCCGCGCTGAGGCCGAAGGCGAGCTGACCCAGGCGCTTGGCCGTCTCTTCGCGCTTTCGGAAGCCTATCCGGATCTGAAGGCCAACCAGAACTTCGCCGATCTGCAGGCCTCGCTCGAAAAGACCGAAAGCGAGATCCAGATGGCGCGGCGCTATTACAACGGCGCGGCCCGCGAGCTGAACGTCAAGGTCGAGAGCTTCCCGAGCAACATCATTGCCGGCCAGTTCGGCTTTGAGAAGCGCGACTATTTCGAGATCGACGAACCCGCCGACCGGGCGGTTCCCAACGTTTCGTTCTGA
- a CDS encoding ABC transporter substrate-binding protein codes for MLKRLALAAALTLLPGLAAADDRLSVILEWYVNPDHAPMVIAEANGYFADEGLDVDLVPPADPSMVPRMVASGRADIGVHYQPNLYLDHAAGIDIKRFGTLVSTPLNTLTVMADGPVQSLADLKGRKIGFSVAGIEEAVVSAMLSSASLTRDDITLVNVNFALTQSLLTGQVDATIGAFRNFELTQMAIEGEEGKAFFPEENGVPVYDELIYVTRSELIDDDRLPRFLDAVERAAIFITNHPEEAWGLFAEAYPDLDDELNRTAFADTIARFSKSPAAFDAARYQRFGAFMAENGLIEEAPEVSDISVSLYGG; via the coding sequence ATGCTCAAAAGACTAGCCCTCGCGGCCGCCCTGACGCTTCTGCCCGGTCTGGCCGCCGCCGATGACAGGCTCAGCGTCATTCTCGAATGGTATGTGAACCCGGATCATGCACCGATGGTGATAGCCGAGGCGAACGGCTATTTCGCCGACGAGGGGCTCGACGTGGACCTCGTGCCGCCGGCAGATCCGTCCATGGTGCCGCGCATGGTCGCCTCCGGCCGGGCCGATATCGGCGTGCACTACCAGCCGAACCTCTATCTCGACCACGCCGCCGGCATCGACATCAAGCGCTTCGGCACCCTTGTCTCGACGCCGCTCAACACGCTGACGGTGATGGCGGACGGACCTGTCCAGTCGCTCGCCGATCTGAAGGGCCGGAAGATCGGCTTTTCGGTCGCCGGCATCGAGGAGGCGGTCGTCTCGGCCATGCTTTCAAGCGCCAGCCTCACGCGCGACGACATCACGCTGGTCAATGTCAATTTCGCGCTCACCCAGTCGCTCCTCACCGGCCAGGTCGATGCCACGATCGGCGCGTTCCGCAATTTCGAGCTGACGCAGATGGCGATCGAGGGCGAGGAGGGCAAGGCCTTCTTTCCGGAGGAAAACGGCGTTCCGGTCTATGACGAACTGATCTATGTGACCCGCAGCGAACTCATTGACGATGACCGGCTGCCGCGTTTTCTCGATGCAGTGGAACGCGCGGCGATCTTCATCACCAACCATCCGGAAGAGGCCTGGGGCCTGTTCGCCGAGGCCTATCCCGATCTCGACGACGAACTGAACCGCACGGCCTTTGCCGATACCATCGCCCGTTTTAGCAAGAGCCCCGCCGCCTTCGATGCCGCCCGCTACCAGCGGTTCGGCGCATTCATGGCGGAAAACGGACTGATCGAGGAGGCGCCCGAGGTTTCGGACATCTCGGTTTCGCTTTACGGCGGATAG
- a CDS encoding DUF2207 domain-containing protein encodes MLLATLLLAVTPVHAAEVINSFTSDVTVEKSGVYDVTETIAVHAEGDQIRRGIFRDFPLRFESEDGRTGDVTFDLKSVTLDGKPVDHHTESITNGIRIYIGSADTVLPPGDHTYRLTYETDRQVRYFGDHDEIYWNATGNFWAFPIEKATATITLPDGVTPTRTTFYTGAYGSREQNARETTNGNVATFETTAPLGPKEGLSVVVAVPKGAIDAPTTSESASWFLSDYRNYFIGFGGLLLVFLYYLLSWRKVGRDPPAGVVVPRWDPPEDLSPALVSYVENQGFGSSRFDAIAATAIDLAVKGFLIIDEPKKGMTLKRTDKPFDPALPPGQKALLKAVDDSGGVFIVDKAHGKSVASMASAFTSAITREHRGEYFVRNIGYSVGGVALSLLAGFALLVFGFISNAVIPVLFFSVFISVFIALFASMLGKAFRRRGRSMSSAIGTLVAAAFMGFFLLQAVGGMAVTLLSDHIDAADWAVIVAFGGIVLINLVFFFIMGAPTTSGRRKMDEIAGLKQYLTLAEANRMNLAGAPEMSPQHFETLLPYAVALGVEKPWSKTFDAWLTAAIAAGTASYYSPYWYYGDFRHQNLSDQIGSFSSSMASAMSSSMPTQNTSSSGFSGGGGFSGGGGGGGGGGGW; translated from the coding sequence GTGCTTCTCGCAACGCTCCTTCTTGCCGTCACCCCCGTCCATGCCGCCGAGGTCATCAACAGCTTCACCTCCGACGTCACCGTCGAGAAATCCGGGGTCTACGACGTCACCGAGACTATTGCCGTCCATGCCGAGGGCGACCAGATCAGGCGCGGGATATTCCGTGACTTTCCTTTGCGTTTCGAGAGTGAGGATGGCCGCACCGGCGATGTGACCTTTGACCTGAAGTCTGTCACCCTCGACGGCAAGCCGGTAGACCATCATACCGAAAGCATCACCAACGGCATCCGCATCTATATCGGTTCCGCGGATACGGTGCTGCCGCCCGGCGACCACACCTATCGGCTCACCTACGAGACCGACCGTCAGGTCCGTTACTTCGGCGACCACGACGAAATCTACTGGAACGCCACCGGCAATTTCTGGGCCTTCCCGATCGAGAAGGCGACCGCGACGATCACGCTGCCCGACGGCGTGACGCCAACGCGGACGACCTTCTACACCGGTGCCTATGGTTCGCGCGAACAGAATGCCCGGGAAACGACAAACGGCAATGTGGCGACCTTCGAGACCACGGCCCCGCTCGGCCCCAAGGAAGGTCTCTCGGTCGTCGTCGCCGTGCCGAAGGGCGCGATCGACGCGCCGACGACGTCAGAAAGCGCATCGTGGTTTCTGAGCGACTATCGCAATTACTTCATCGGCTTCGGCGGTCTTCTGCTGGTCTTCCTCTATTACCTCCTGTCGTGGCGCAAGGTTGGCCGCGATCCGCCGGCCGGCGTCGTGGTGCCGCGCTGGGACCCGCCGGAGGACCTGTCGCCCGCGCTCGTCTCCTATGTCGAAAACCAGGGCTTCGGCTCCAGCCGGTTTGACGCGATTGCAGCAACGGCGATCGATCTCGCGGTCAAGGGCTTCCTGATCATTGACGAGCCGAAAAAGGGCATGACGCTGAAGCGCACCGACAAGCCCTTCGACCCCGCACTGCCGCCCGGACAGAAGGCTCTCCTGAAGGCGGTGGATGATTCAGGCGGCGTGTTCATCGTCGACAAGGCCCATGGCAAGTCGGTCGCCTCCATGGCAAGCGCCTTCACCTCCGCCATCACGCGGGAGCACAGGGGCGAGTATTTTGTCCGCAATATCGGCTATTCGGTCGGCGGCGTCGCGCTTTCGCTGCTCGCGGGCTTTGCGTTGCTGGTATTCGGCTTTATCTCGAACGCCGTCATCCCTGTTCTGTTCTTCTCTGTATTCATTTCCGTGTTCATCGCCCTGTTTGCCTCGATGCTCGGCAAGGCGTTCCGTCGGCGCGGGCGCTCGATGTCTTCCGCAATCGGAACGCTGGTTGCCGCCGCGTTCATGGGTTTCTTCCTGCTGCAGGCCGTCGGCGGCATGGCGGTCACGCTGCTCAGCGATCATATCGACGCTGCCGATTGGGCTGTGATCGTTGCCTTTGGCGGGATCGTGCTCATCAACCTCGTCTTCTTCTTCATCATGGGCGCGCCCACCACCTCAGGACGCAGGAAGATGGACGAGATCGCGGGGCTCAAGCAATATCTGACCCTTGCCGAGGCAAACCGGATGAACCTTGCGGGCGCGCCGGAAATGTCGCCGCAGCACTTCGAGACGCTGCTGCCCTATGCCGTGGCGCTCGGCGTTGAAAAGCCATGGTCGAAAACCTTCGACGCATGGCTGACGGCGGCAATCGCGGCGGGCACGGCAAGCTATTATTCGCCCTACTGGTATTACGGTGATTTCCGCCACCAGAACCTGTCCGATCAGATCGGCAGCTTCTCCTCCTCCATGGCGTCGGCCATGTCGTCCTCCATGCCGACGCAGAACACCTCGTCCTCCGGCTTTTCGGGCGGCGGCGGTTTCTCCGGCGGCGGCGGCGGCGGCGGCGGCGGGGGCGGCTGGTAG
- a CDS encoding sugar porter family MFS transporter, producing the protein MRPKCGGNPMLIAIVIVAALFGMLFGFDQGVISGALPFIKQDFTITPFMEGVITSAVPLGAVAGTLLAMVTTDRYGRKPMLILGAVIFLVGSLISAFAFNQYVLTLARLLIGVGIGASAMTAPMFLAEVAPARIRGTIVSAFQLMITIGIMISYMSDAAFGGTGDWRWMIGVGVFPSIIALVGILLSPETPRWLTLNSNADKARDIIARLQPESSDAEIDEIITEIKESAKDEEAAPAWSTFLKKGILPVTSFAMIVFVLQQLSGINAIIYYAPEIFKSAGFSGTTTQLLATVGIGVVNVALTIVAMYLVESMGRRKLLILGFFGTAASMALVTVATMMNIAATPYLAMIGIFAFIAFFAVSLGPLPWLYMAELFPLRLRPRGMALASIANWFFNFVVALLFPELLAGIGIVGTFAIFTGFCVIGIFYAIAVAPETKGVTLEEIEQRTVAAG; encoded by the coding sequence CTGCGCCCGAAATGCGGAGGAAACCCAATGCTTATCGCCATCGTCATCGTGGCGGCGCTTTTCGGCATGCTCTTCGGCTTTGACCAGGGCGTGATCTCCGGCGCGTTGCCGTTCATCAAACAGGACTTCACCATCACGCCCTTCATGGAAGGCGTGATTACCTCGGCCGTGCCGCTCGGCGCGGTGGCGGGCACGCTGCTCGCCATGGTCACCACCGACCGCTACGGCCGAAAGCCGATGCTGATCCTCGGCGCCGTGATCTTTCTCGTCGGCTCGCTGATTTCCGCCTTCGCCTTCAACCAGTATGTGCTGACGCTGGCCCGCCTTCTGATCGGCGTCGGCATCGGCGCATCGGCCATGACCGCCCCGATGTTCCTGGCGGAAGTGGCGCCGGCGCGCATTCGCGGCACCATCGTCTCGGCCTTCCAGCTGATGATCACGATCGGCATCATGATTTCCTACATGTCGGACGCGGCCTTCGGCGGCACCGGCGACTGGCGCTGGATGATCGGTGTCGGCGTCTTCCCCTCGATCATCGCCCTTGTCGGCATCCTGCTCTCGCCGGAGACGCCGCGCTGGCTGACGCTGAATTCGAACGCCGACAAGGCGCGCGACATCATCGCCAGGCTGCAGCCGGAATCCTCCGATGCCGAGATCGACGAGATCATCACCGAGATCAAGGAAAGCGCGAAGGACGAGGAAGCCGCCCCGGCCTGGAGCACCTTCCTGAAGAAGGGCATCCTGCCGGTCACGAGCTTCGCCATGATCGTGTTCGTGCTGCAACAGCTCTCCGGCATCAACGCGATCATCTATTACGCCCCGGAAATCTTCAAAAGCGCAGGTTTCTCCGGCACCACGACCCAGCTTCTGGCAACCGTCGGCATCGGCGTGGTCAACGTGGCGCTGACGATCGTCGCCATGTATCTGGTGGAATCCATGGGTCGGCGCAAACTGCTGATCCTGGGCTTTTTCGGCACCGCGGCCTCGATGGCGCTTGTGACCGTCGCGACCATGATGAACATCGCCGCGACCCCCTATCTGGCCATGATCGGGATCTTTGCCTTCATTGCCTTTTTCGCCGTCAGCCTCGGCCCTTTGCCCTGGCTCTACATGGCGGAACTCTTCCCGCTCCGGCTGCGTCCGCGCGGCATGGCGCTGGCATCGATCGCCAACTGGTTCTTCAACTTCGTCGTCGCCCTGCTCTTTCCCGAGCTTCTGGCCGGCATCGGCATCGTCGGCACCTTCGCAA
- the aroA gene encoding 3-phosphoshikimate 1-carboxyvinyltransferase, giving the protein MNNNRLTVIPPGHALSGKVSPPGSKSITNRALLLAGLARGTSRLTGALKSDDTRHMANALRAMGVRVDEPDDTSFIVTGTGRLEAPSGPLFLGNAGTATRFLTAAAAAVEGIVIVDGDEHMHKRPIAPLVIALQSLGIKAEAPTGCPPVTIEGQGHFGTGRVEIDAGLSSQYVSALLMAAPLAPQGTSEPVTIALTGTEIGARGYIGLTLDAMAAFGAKVEQVDEATWTVLPTGYRAADFHIEPDASAATYLWAAEKLTGGAIDIGTPAEKFTQPDAKAYGVIASFPHMPAEIDGSQMQDAVPTLAVLAAFNETPVRFTGIENLRVKECDRTRALSLGLNAIREGLAEEDGDDLIVHADPALAGQHLPAEIDTFADHRIAMCFALAGLKISGITILDPLCVGKTYPGYWDALASLGVEYET; this is encoded by the coding sequence ATGAACAATAACAGGCTCACCGTCATTCCGCCCGGCCACGCGCTTTCCGGCAAGGTCAGTCCGCCCGGCTCCAAGTCGATCACCAACCGCGCGCTGCTGCTCGCAGGCCTTGCCCGCGGCACCAGCCGGCTGACGGGCGCGCTGAAAAGCGATGACACCCGCCATATGGCCAACGCGTTGCGGGCCATGGGCGTTCGCGTGGACGAACCGGATGACACCAGCTTCATCGTGACCGGAACGGGACGGCTGGAAGCGCCGTCCGGCCCGCTCTTCCTCGGTAATGCGGGCACGGCGACGCGATTTCTGACGGCAGCGGCCGCAGCCGTCGAGGGCATTGTGATCGTCGATGGCGACGAGCATATGCACAAGCGTCCAATCGCCCCTCTGGTGATCGCGCTCCAGAGCCTCGGCATCAAGGCGGAGGCGCCGACCGGCTGCCCGCCTGTAACGATCGAGGGCCAGGGCCATTTCGGCACGGGCCGCGTCGAGATCGACGCCGGGCTGTCCAGCCAGTATGTCTCCGCCCTTCTGATGGCGGCCCCGCTTGCGCCGCAGGGCACGAGCGAGCCGGTGACGATCGCGCTGACGGGCACGGAGATCGGCGCGCGCGGCTATATCGGCCTCACGCTCGATGCCATGGCTGCCTTCGGCGCCAAGGTCGAACAGGTGGACGAGGCGACGTGGACGGTTCTGCCGACCGGCTACCGCGCGGCCGATTTCCACATCGAACCGGACGCGTCTGCCGCCACCTATCTCTGGGCGGCGGAAAAGCTCACCGGCGGCGCCATCGACATCGGCACGCCGGCTGAAAAATTCACCCAGCCCGATGCCAAGGCCTATGGCGTGATCGCGTCCTTCCCGCATATGCCAGCGGAAATCGACGGCAGCCAGATGCAGGACGCCGTGCCGACGCTTGCGGTGCTCGCCGCCTTCAACGAAACCCCGGTGCGCTTTACCGGCATCGAGAACCTGCGCGTCAAGGAGTGCGACCGCACCCGGGCGCTGTCGCTCGGTCTCAACGCAATCCGCGAGGGACTGGCGGAGGAAGATGGCGACGACCTCATCGTCCACGCGGATCCCGCCCTTGCCGGTCAGCATCTGCCGGCCGAGATCGACACCTTTGCCGATCATCGCATCGCCATGTGCTTTGCGCTCGCGGGCCTGAAGATTTCCGGCATCACCATTTTGGACCCGCTCTGCGTCGGCAAGACCTATCCGGGATACTGGGACGCGCTTGCGTCACTGGGCGTCGAATACGAAACCTGA